The Dromaius novaehollandiae isolate bDroNov1 chromosome 5, bDroNov1.hap1, whole genome shotgun sequence genome window below encodes:
- the NIN gene encoding ninein isoform X4, whose product MDEAEQDQYEVRLKELFDSFDGTGTGSLGQEELTDLCHVLHLEEVAPALQQTLLQGNLLGRVHFDQFKEALILILSRTLSNEEPFQEPGSPPEAQPKFVRGGKRYGRRSLPEGPQPAQPRAEGTGVEPPSGAARPPHIAASDPEEHWKTQDSEEYEAEGQLRFWNPDDPTASQSGTVPAPDWVEEKLREVCEHLGVARDGHLHRKKLVSICEQYGLQNVDGEVLEEVFHNLEQDGTMSVEDFFYGLFKNGKSLTPSASTPYRQLKRHLSMQSFDESGRRTTTPSAMTSTIGFRVFSSLDDGMGYACVEGILDTWHEEGIENSHEILKALDFSLDGKVNLTELTLALENELLITKNGIYQAALASFKTEIRHLLERVDQVAREKEKLRSDLEKAEKLKSLMASEVDDHHAAIERRNEYNLRKLDEEYKERIAALKNELRREREQILQQANRQRLDLEQEIEKLKTEENYIRDRLTLSLKENGRLESELLETGEKLAEYESLASKLQRNLENVLAEKFGDLDPSSAEFFLQEERLAQMRSEHELQCRELQDQIDELQSELEEYRAQGKVLRPSLKNSLSEEFDMDIKSHGNSGIEPDQGLGSEDCNPLNMSIEAEMVIEQMKEQHHRDMHHLRQELEDTVSHYEKQLDETKIHCEKEQEDMRKRYAEEMHVMEKQIIGLKNQIAELQGETALLRDQQERLGCKHNDEKNKLQISFNEEKANLQELLRQEHEEDVRVKLEEVNEKFSREREELIQNGVWVEEKMRVLVQTLQEEKGELERGFQERLERVTEMHALEKEELQQELLRKHKQELEEERKKMESDYNRRASHAETEFSVNTQTLVNKYEEMMQNLEGRYQRELRELAEQQREERSQWEFEKDEIVQEIAEAQEQLKERLANEKAVSLALTQEKELLEKSFKEEVNKLVCEKEQLQKELQDLRNAIEKQENKLNDKIIQLQNDHEKELKNKEEHISMMEENGKLVSQKLERLDSEHKQEKEELNSKLLALESLNKDICVRAEREKAEMNLEILNLQEKIQKLQWETLNFSTLQNHYRVLENEYAKAKRKIASFCGTEHPGDDADVLRSLQKVHEQAVKENVRMASEIVRLQQRLQAIEREPARRAGSDHATSDLEQSQLQDALDPIVEELPSDCEDTEKGTDSDVSPLLEADITDLTETTEVHSSLEKPCDKTGAESLALKVQVCQRPGNIMALETGCSHDSDKKQELVSVVPLLHKNQRDLEKTLERVPRLKILHDDIRQNIHLINNRIATKNKGFFSDASKLQIELEEAEELTGASLQLERVSGSTKGKGDLKNTIPQLWKRIEELEERSMAQAKLLSLQEEIQVENEGLKSKMIELVEKNKALEDNLLKLRSLHRKLEESNLETIKLGEEKTQLLRKVRELEDIPEQYTQGKIDAPSGKLRLQCQLGKVGEQAARLKALQDRHAQCDSVIKEDLAEKTEQQELSRKLEVATLINQNDVHPHEEKEEWSAMTHGLQSTCSELQQKVDLLRCEAEKLREENAVLKNEVTLLNEEGSASSLKLRELNGSREEMRQKIEAIRKEKVAVQKMVDNLKKQVVDLKTRNQQLDSENTELSQRNSKNQADVQDLNQQLARVLKQKEREAGTCSLEEWEKERLLLKEELENSKIKSSNMVSSLEMELSKMKVQAHILEQENHILKQELEKTKQLPRCSDLSDLQNEVSSLITKNEKLLKEKEALSEELNRCIDKVAKVSFLENVIASLKEEQKSRQQQSQTLKTQLTVSQEKAQSLDETLQNTSLQMSRLKADLRVTQQEKETLKQEVVSLHKQLQNAKEKNRVLELAVPSSGLQDQQKKLHWDELDQLAKQEQQLLRQENERLQREVQSTKTDLTHSREKMLHSSASVMLSQSPHARELQQQGCAMVPKEQLLQLQHQLLQAERRSQRLQEELENRHSETNMPQGGHEQLLKMMEERMMDVEQKLRLVKRLLQDKVNQLKEQLSKNTKADAMVKDLYVENAQLLKALEMTEQRQKTAEKKNYLLEEKIANLNKIVKNLASPCFNSASELRS is encoded by the exons AAGGAAGCACTTATCCTCATCTTGTCCAGGACCCTGTCAAATGAAGAGCCCTTCCAAGAGCCAG GTTCCCCCCCGGAGGCGCAGCCCAAGTTCGTCCGAGGCGGCAAGCGCTACGGCCGGCGCTCCCTGCCCGAGGGCCCGCAgcccgcccagccccgcgccgaggGGACCGGCGTCGAGCCGCcgagcggggccgcccggcctCCGCACATCGCCGCCAGCGACCCCGAGGAG CACTGGAAGACGCAGGACAGTGAGGAGTACGAGGCAGAGG GCCAGCTGCGCTTCTGGAACCCGGACGACCCGACGGCCTCGCAGAGCGGCACCGTGCCGGCGCCCGACTGGGTGGAGGAGAAGCTGCGGGAGGTCTGCGAGCACCTCGGCGTCGCCAGGGACGGCCACCTGCACAGGAAGAAGCTCGTCTCCATTTGCGAGCAGTACGGCCTCCAAAACGTGGACGGGGAG GTGCTGGAAGAGGTGTTCCATAACCTGGAGCAGGACGGCACCATGAGCGTGGAAGACTTCTTCTACGGCTTATTTAAGAATGGGAAGTCGCTTACACCCTCTGCATCTACTCCATACAGACAGCTGAAGAGACACCTCTCCATGCAG TCCTTCGACGAGAGCGGGAGGCGCACGACCACGCCGTCGGCAATGACGAGCACCATCGGCTTCCGcgtcttctccagcctggacgaCGGCATGGGCTACGCCTGCGTGGAGGGGATCCTGGACACCTGGCACGAGGAGGGCATCGAGAACAGCCACGAGATCCTCAAG GCTCTGGATTTCAGCTTGGACGGGAAGGTGAACTTGACGGAGCTGACGCTGGCTCTGGAAAATGAGCTTCTGATAACCAAGAATGGGATCTACCAAGCAGCGCTGGCGAGCTTCAAAACGGAGATAAGACATCTGCT GGAGCGAGTCGACCAGGTggccagggagaaggagaagctgcGGTCCGACCTGGAAAAAGCGGAAAAGCTGAAATCTCTGATGGCCTCCGAAGTTGACGACCACCATGCTGCAATAGAGCGCCGGAACGAGTACAACCTCAG GAAGCTGGATGAGGAATACAAAGAACGAATCGCGGCTTTGAAGAACGAGCTCCGGAGAGAGcgagagcaaatcctgcagcaggCTAATAGGCAGCGCCTGGACCTGGAGCAGGAGATCGAGAAGCTGAAAACGGAGGAGAACTACATCCGCGACCGCCTCACCCTCTCCCTAAAG GAAAATGGCCGTTTGGAAAGCGAGCTgctggaaactggagaaaaactGGCCGAGTATGAAAGTCTGGCAAGCAAACTGCAGAGGAACTTGGAAAACGTCCTGGCTGAGAAG TTTGGCGATCTGGATCCCAGCAGCGCGGAGTTCTTCTTGCAGGAGGAGCGCCTGGCGCAGATGAGGAGCGAGCACGAGCTGCAGTGCCGG gagctgCAAGATCAAATAGACGAGCTGCAGTCTGAGCTGGAGGAGTACCGTGCTCAAGGCAAAGTGCTCAGGCCTTCTCTGAAAAACTCACTGTCGGAAGAGTTTGACATGGATATTAAAAGTCACGGTAATAGTGGCATTGAGCCTGACCAAG gacTTGGATCAGAAGACTGTAATCCATTAAATATGAGCATAGAAGCAGAAATGGTTATTGAACAAATGAAGGAGCAACATCACAGGGACATGCATCACCTCAGACAGGAGCTTGAGGACACA GTGAGTCATTATGAAAAGCAGCTAGATGAGACAAAAATTCACTGTGAAAAGGAGCAAGAAGATATGAGGAAGAGGTATGCCGAAGAGATGCATGTCatggaaaagcaaataattggcctTAAAAACCAAATTGCAGAACTGCAGGGAGAAACAGCACTGCTCCGAGATCAACAAGAGAGGCTTGGCTGTAAACATAACGATGAGAAAAACAAATTGCAAATAAGCttcaatgaggaaaaagcaaatctGCAGGAATTACTCAGGCAGGAACACGAAGAAGATGTTCGAGTTAAACTGGAGGAGGTAAACGAGAAGTTTAGCCGAGAACGGGAAGAACTGATTCAAAATGGTGTCTGGGTGGAAGAAAAGATGAGAGTTTTAGTGCAGActctgcaggaggagaagggagagctGGAACGTGGCTTTCAGGAGCGGTTGGAAAGGGTGACGGAAATGCACGCCCTGGAGAAGGAGGAGCTGCAGCAAGAGCTGCTGAGGAAGCacaagcaggagctggaggaggaaag gaaaaaaatggaaagtgaCTATAACAGAAGAGCATCTCATGCAGAAACTGAGTTTTCTGTCAACACACAAACACTTGTgaataaatatgaagaaatgatGCAAAATCTGGAAGGACGCTACCAACGAGAGTTGCGTGAACTTGCCgaacagcagagagaggaaagatCTCAGTGGGAGTTTGAAAAGGATGAAATTGTCCAGGAGATTGCTGAAGCCCAAGAGCAACTGAAGGAAAGGCTGGCGAATGAAAAGGCTGTTTCTCTTGCTCTAACccaggagaaggagctcctggagAAAAGCTTCAAGGAGGAAGTGAACAAGTTGGTGTGTGAGAAAGAACAGCTTCAAAAAGAGCTACAAGATCTGAGAAACGCTATCGAAAAGCAAGAGAACAAGTTGAATGACAAAATAATACAACTCCAAAATGACCATGAAAAAGAGCTAAAGAACAAAGAAGAGCATATATCCATGATGGAGGAAAATGGGAAGTTGGTTAGCCAAAAGCTGGAGAGACTTGACAGTGAACATaagcaagagaaagaagaacTCAATTCCAAACTTCTTGCTTTAGAGAGCTTAAACAAAGACATCTGCGTAAGggcagaaagagagaaggcagagatgaaTTTGGAGATCTTAAATCttcaagaaaaaatacagaaattgcagTGGGAGACCCTTAATTTTTCCACACTACAAAATCATTACAGGGTATTGGAAAATGAAtatgcaaaagcaaaaagaaaaattgcctCATTCTGTGGTACAGAGCATCCGGGAGATGATGCAGATGTTCTTAGGAGTCTGCAGAAGGTGCACGAGCAGGCAGTGAAGGAAAATGTCAGGATGGCTTCCGAGATCGTCAGGCTGCAGCAGAGGCTGCAAGCCATCGAGCGTGAGCCGGCGAGACGTGCCGGTTCTGACCATGCAACCTCCGATTTGGAGCAATCCCAGCTGCAAGACGCACTAGATCCCATTGTAGAAGAGTTGCCCAGTGACTGTGAAGACACAGAAAAGGGAACAGATTCAGATGTCTCTCCGTTGCTGGAGGCTGATATTACAGACCTTACAGAAACGACTGAGGTTCATTCCAGTTTGGAGAAGCCATGTGATAAAACCGGAGCGGAGAGCCTTGCTCTCAAGGTGCAGGTGTGTCAGAGGCCGGGAAATATCATGGCCCTGGAAACCGGTTGTAGCCACGATTCTGACAAGAAGCAAGAGCTAGTTTCTGTAGTGCCCCTGCTGCACAAAAACCAGAGGGATCTTGAAAAAACTCTTGAGAGAGTTCCCAGACTAAAGATATTGCACGATGATATTAGACAGAACATTCATCTGATAAATAACAGAATAGCTACAAAAAACAAAGGCTTTTTTTCAGATGCTTCTAAGCTGCAGATTGAGCTTGAGGAGGCTGAAGAACTAACTGGTGCTTCTCTCCAGCTTGAGCGTGTTTCTGGATCAACAAAAGGGAAGGGTGACCTGAAAAACACAATACCTCAGCTTTGGAAGAGGATTGAAGAGTTAGAAGAAAGATCAATGGCACAAGCTAAGCTTCTGTCTTTACAAGAAGAAATTCAGGTGGAAAATGAGGGGCTGAAATCTAAAATGATAGAGTTggttgaaaaaaataaagcactagAAGATAACTTACTGAAGCTGAGAAGCCTTCATCGCAAACTAGAAGAAAGTAACCTGGAAACTATTAAACTcggagaggaaaaaacacagcttCTCAGGAAAGTTAGAGAATTGGAAGACATCCCAGAACAATATACACAAGGAAAAATAGATGCACCCAGTGGAAAGTTAAGACTGCAATGCCAGCTTGGAAAAGTGGGAGAACAGGCTGCGAGGCTTAAAGCTCTGCAAGACAGGCATGCCCAATGCGATAGCGTGATAAAGGAAGACTTAgcggagaagacagagcagcaaGAGCTGAGCAGAAAGCTGGAAGTTGCTACTTTGATTAACCAAAATGATGTGCATCCTCATGAAGAGAAAGAGGAATGGAGCGCAATGACACACGGTTTGCAAAGTACATGCAGCGAGCTGCAGCAAAAAGTTGATCTTTTGAG GTGTGAAGCCGAGAAGCTCAGAGAAGAAAACGctgttctgaaaaatgaagtaACTCTACTGAATGAGGAAGGTAGCGCTTCCAGCCTGAAACTGAGGGAGCTAAATGGATCTCGAGAAGAAATGCG gcAAAAAATAGAGGCGATAAGAAAGGAGAAAGTGGCTGTACAGAAGATGGTTGACAACCTGAAAAAGCAG GTAGTGGATCTGAAAACGAGGAACCAGCAGCTGGACTCTGAAAACACAGAACTTAGCCAGAGGAATTCCAAAAACCAAGCAGATGTGCAGGATCTTAATCAACAGCTGGCAAGGGTACtcaagcaaaaggaaagagaagcaggGACATGTTCCTTGGAAGAATGGGAAAAGGAGAGATTGCTACTGAAAGAGGAACTGGAAAACTCTAAAATAAAG tcgTCAAATATGGTGTCTTCCTTGGAGATGGAGCTGTCAAAAATGAAAGTTCAAGCGCATATATTGGAGCAGGAAAACCACATCCTCaagcaggagctggagaaaaCAAAGCAG CTGCCCAGATGTTCTGATCTCTCTGACCTTCAAAATGAAGTTTCTAGCTTAATtactaaaaatgaaaagctgctaaaagaaaaagaagccctGAGTGAGGAATTAAACAGGTGTATTGATAAG GTAGCTAAAGTAAGCTTCTTAGAGAATGTAATTGCCAGCTTGAAGGAGGAGCAGAAGTCCCGGCAACAACAGAGTCAGACACTGAAAACGCAGCTCACAGTTTCGCAAGAGAAG gcTCAGAGTCTCGATGAAACACTGCAAAACACCAGCCTCCAAATGTCCCGACTGAAAGCGGACTTACGGGTGACGCAGCAGGAGAAGGAAACGCTGAAACAAGAAGTGGTGTCCTTACACAAGCAACTGCAAAACGCCAAGGAGAAG AACCGGGTTCTAGAGCTGGCTGTGCCTTCCTCAGGGCTGCAGGACCAGCAGAAGAAACTGCACTGGGATGAACTGGACCAGCTGGcgaagcaggagcagcagctgctaaGACAAGAGAATGAGAGATTACAGAGGGAAGTCCAGAGCACTAAAACAGATCTAACCCATTCCAGGGAGAAG ATGCTACACTCGAGCGCCAGTGTGATGCTTAGCCAGTCCCCGCACGCCCGGGAGCTccagcagcaaggctgtgctATGGTGCCCaaggagcagctcctgcagctccaaCACCAGCTACTGCAAGCAGAGAGGAGGAGTCAACGTCTTCAGGAGGAACTTGAAAATAGACATTCTGAGACAAACATGCCACAG